A segment of the Desulfitobacterium dehalogenans ATCC 51507 genome:
TCGGCCAGTTCGATCAAGGAGCGATAATCCGGCCTGAATACAAAATCATCCAAAGCGATTTGATATCCTTTTGCTTTAAGGCTCTTACAGGCTGCTACAACTTCCGGATCAGGGTCCACATCTTCAAGAATCTCGATGACCACCTGGTTCTTGGGGAGTAAGGTCGCCATTCCTTCCTTGAGCAAATTGGCAGTAAAATTGATGAAGGCCGGCTTGCCCATGGTCAGCTTATTAAAATCCATGAGAAAAAAACTGCTGGATATCAGTGAACTTGTGGCTGAGTCCCCGTCACCGCTCTTAAAGTAATTGTCCATGCTTTCCCTGAACAGAAGTTCATAAGCATGAATATGTCCCTGTGAGTCTAGGATTGGCTGACGAGCTACAAAAACATCCATGAGCTCCTCCATTGTTCGCAGTCTTACTTCCTGCAATAATACCAAATATTTAGTTATTCTAAGTCTAAATCCTTAAACCCTCTATTTTTATCCACTTAATAAATTTTAAAAATTACTTATTATTTTCAATTTCAATCCCAGCCAGCCCTATCAGATATAAGGCATTGCGTGTGGTGGATATTCCTCCCCTGAGTTTATAATCAAAATATATTTCCTTGTTCTGATAGTATTCACGAAAGTGGTAATTTTTGATCCTTCCCTTGCTTTCTCTCTCCAGCTCACCGAGTTCCAGATCATGGGTTGATACCAGCCCTAATGCTCCTTCTTTCTGCAATTGCTGAATTAATGCGATGGCTCCCTGGTGGCGGTCATGGGAATTGGTTCCCTTAAAAATCTCATCCAGTAAAAAGAAGACCGGCTCATTCCCTTTGGCCGCTTCCACAATCTGCTTGATCCGCAATATTTCCGCATAAAAGGAGGAAATGCTTTGCTCAAGATTATCACTAACACGCATACAGGTCCATATTTCCACAATGGAGCAGCGGAATTCCTGAGCGCACACCGGCGCACCCGTATAGGCAATAAGAAGATTCGTCCCCACAGTGCGTAAAAAAGTACTCTTTCCCGACATATTGGACCCGGTGATGAGGGCGATCCCCGAGGGTTCCTTTAGAGTGAAATCATTGGTCACGCGTTTACGGGTAAGGAGGGGATGACCCATTTGACGGGCCGTCAGCCCTCGTTGTTCAGCGCTTTTTTCTACTATCACCGGGAATACCCAATCCGGATTCTCAAATGGAATGGTGGCCAGGCTGGATAATTCCTCGAATCTCGCGATAACCTCCAGCCAGCTTTTCAGGAGACCGCCGGATTTGCTCTTCCATTCTTCAAGGGCAATCATGCAATGATAGTCCCAAAGTAAAAGAATATTGATAAAGATGAACATGGCATTTTCACGATTGGAGATCCTCTCCACAATCTTTGAGAGCTTCTGAATCTGTTCATAGGCAGATTGCCCTTTCTGATCACGCAGAATATGCTGAAGTCTCTGGAGCTCTGCTGAGCGGAATTTCTTCTTCTCAAGCTGCTTTAGCATATCGGCATAGGTCTTCAGACTGGCTTCATGCTTATAGACCATGGATAGAACTTTGGAACGCCCTTTATTATACAACTGGAGCAGAACGATTTGGACAGCAACCAATAGTCCGGGAACCTGCCAGGGCACTGCACCCCAAAACACATAGAGGGCTCCCATGATGCAAGTTATAGCCGGAAGAACCGTTACGGCCAGCTTGAGAACAGGCTTTAAATAAGCCTCTTCTCTTTCCTTAGCCCAAAGGATAAAGGGCTCCACTGCTTGAAACTGCTGGGATGCAACGACTCCTTCCGTCTCAAAACGCTGACGCCATCCTAAATTTCGGGCTAATTCTGCGATAGCTTCCTGCCTCTTTAATAGTTCTTCATGATTTTTAAAGGGAGTTTTGAGAACTTGGCTTAAGGTCACTCTTCCCAAGGGAGTTTGCGCAGAATTAATCCATTGAAAGATGGACGCCTGACCGAAAAGATCCAAGTCGATGGCATAGGGGTGTTTTTCTTCACTGAATTCTACTCCCTGCTCCTTAAACTTCACCCATTCCCCTTGTAAACGCTGGATTCCCTTTTGATTAAGGCCGGTGAGAATCTCTGAATATCGCAATTGTGTACGGACATGGCGATGGCGTGAAGCAAGGTAAAGGAAAACCCCCAGAGTGAGGATCCCTGTCACTATTCCTGAAACACCGCTGACTTTTAGGTATAGAAAAACAGCGACAGTGAAGCCCAATAAAAAGGAAAACAGCCGATAATTGCTTAACTGATTCGCTGTTTGCTTCTGTTTCTTACTTAAGTCTTCATAGGTTTGTTTTCTTTTTTCGTAAATGCTTTGCGGATCCTTCACACTATGCCTCCTAAACTTTTTTATAATAGGAATTCATATTTCCATATTCATACTGCTATTATATCATTAACCGATGCAAAAAGAATCATCCTTGACCTAAAGCCTCAGATGATCCTTGAGCGGTGTTCCAGCACCCCTTAGTTTAGTCTAAAGGGATATCTATCACTTTATTATAATTCTTACTGTAGGTCATCCGCAGAACCTCCAGTTGGAGATCTTTTCCCGTTCCTGGGAAACGCAGAGTCCTTTGGTGCTTAATTGTGCCGTCCAAGCTTTTTTCGTAGTCATCATTGATGGTCTCCTCTAAAGCAATCCTCTTTCCATCGGCAAGGAGATAGACTTTGGTCAGAACCAGGCTTTCTTCACTGGTTAAGGTGATCAAGGTCTCACCGTTGGTTGCTTCGATCGAATTAATCTCCACTAGCTGTCCGAGAATATTCAGGACTTGATTCTTCTCCTCCCTGCTCAGGTTATACTGCTGGTTTACATCGTGATCCGCACTAAAACTCACCAGTTCCAGCTTTAGCTCCTTTAAAGGGACAGGCAAAGCATCAAAATTGGTCTGGAAGGTGATGCCTTTCATGTCTGTACTCAGTCCTCTCCCTTTCGCTTCTACCGCTTCACCATTAGCAATTAAGCGGAGATTGATATCCGTTGGCCTAAAGCGCTCACCACTTAGGGTATCTATAGCTAAGCCCAAAATGCTCTGGGCAGATCCCTTAATCACAGTTTGGGTAGGGGAAGCCACAATGGACAGGAATTTTAGTTTCGTTTGATCCACAGTGATAGCTTGATTAAGCTCTTTCTTTAAAATGTGCCCCATAGCTGTATTTCTGTCCAAGGCAAAAGTGATTTCAGCAGGAGTACTTACTCCTGGTTCATTGAGGGCAAAATTGAGCGTTAGCCTTCTGGTCAGAAGGGACGTGGGCTCAAAGCTGGCGATATACTTTACCTCCGACTCTCCTTCATTGATTAAACCTTGAGAACTTATAAACCGGCTCTCT
Coding sequences within it:
- a CDS encoding MutS family DNA mismatch repair protein is translated as MKDPQSIYEKRKQTYEDLSKKQKQTANQLSNYRLFSFLLGFTVAVFLYLKVSGVSGIVTGILTLGVFLYLASRHRHVRTQLRYSEILTGLNQKGIQRLQGEWVKFKEQGVEFSEEKHPYAIDLDLFGQASIFQWINSAQTPLGRVTLSQVLKTPFKNHEELLKRQEAIAELARNLGWRQRFETEGVVASQQFQAVEPFILWAKEREEAYLKPVLKLAVTVLPAITCIMGALYVFWGAVPWQVPGLLVAVQIVLLQLYNKGRSKVLSMVYKHEASLKTYADMLKQLEKKKFRSAELQRLQHILRDQKGQSAYEQIQKLSKIVERISNRENAMFIFINILLLWDYHCMIALEEWKSKSGGLLKSWLEVIARFEELSSLATIPFENPDWVFPVIVEKSAEQRGLTARQMGHPLLTRKRVTNDFTLKEPSGIALITGSNMSGKSTFLRTVGTNLLIAYTGAPVCAQEFRCSIVEIWTCMRVSDNLEQSISSFYAEILRIKQIVEAAKGNEPVFFLLDEIFKGTNSHDRHQGAIALIQQLQKEGALGLVSTHDLELGELERESKGRIKNYHFREYYQNKEIYFDYKLRGGISTTRNALYLIGLAGIEIENNK
- a CDS encoding DUF4179 domain-containing protein is translated as MKNIEELFERGKAQMDSTQVPDELEMRLRYALEKAEQKPLSFYQRHAKQMKIAVALVFALLISFNYDVIASYGKQLFGYDQVMDGTLRELNNLGKGQLIGKSHTFPNGVSLTVDYVMLDENQLLLFYTVKAPSGDASEALFPVISLKGFFGESRFISSQGLINEGESEVKYIASFEPTSLLTRRLTLNFALNEPGVSTPAEITFALDRNTAMGHILKKELNQAITVDQTKLKFLSIVASPTQTVIKGSAQSILGLAIDTLSGERFRPTDINLRLIANGEAVEAKGRGLSTDMKGITFQTNFDALPVPLKELKLELVSFSADHDVNQQYNLSREEKNQVLNILGQLVEINSIEATNGETLITLTSEESLVLTKVYLLADGKRIALEETINDDYEKSLDGTIKHQRTLRFPGTGKDLQLEVLRMTYSKNYNKVIDIPLD